A single window of Candidatus Hydrogenedentota bacterium DNA harbors:
- a CDS encoding DUF1080 domain-containing protein has protein sequence MKSFSRSLMLALTCALALGANGAEPAATDEGWVRIFNGKDLEGWTPKIRYHELGENWNNTFRVEDGVLKVSYDQYGGKFNETFGHLFYKTPFSHYKFRMEYRFVGEQIADGPGWALRNSGIMLHGQDPATMEKDQDFPASIEVQLLGGDGEKERTTANLCTPSTNVVLNGALFEPHCVNSRSKTYHLDQWVKVEVEVQGNDFIQHFINGEAVFEYEKPQLDPKDKYGKKLIKNGDVMLSGGTISLQSESHPVEFRNIEILDLSGR, from the coding sequence ATGAAATCTTTTTCCCGCAGTCTCATGCTGGCCTTGACGTGTGCGCTTGCCCTGGGCGCGAATGGGGCCGAACCCGCCGCAACGGACGAGGGTTGGGTCCGCATCTTCAATGGCAAAGACCTCGAAGGGTGGACGCCGAAGATCCGCTACCATGAACTGGGCGAGAACTGGAACAACACCTTCCGGGTTGAAGATGGCGTGCTGAAGGTCTCTTACGATCAGTATGGCGGAAAATTCAACGAGACCTTCGGGCACCTTTTCTACAAGACGCCTTTCTCCCACTATAAATTCCGGATGGAGTATCGCTTTGTGGGCGAGCAGATCGCCGACGGCCCCGGCTGGGCACTGCGCAACAGCGGGATCATGCTCCATGGCCAGGACCCAGCGACGATGGAGAAGGATCAGGACTTTCCCGCGTCGATCGAAGTGCAACTGCTGGGCGGTGACGGCGAGAAGGAGCGGACGACGGCCAATCTCTGCACGCCGAGTACCAACGTGGTGCTGAACGGCGCGTTGTTTGAGCCGCACTGCGTGAACTCCCGTTCGAAGACCTATCACCTCGACCAGTGGGTGAAGGTGGAGGTCGAAGTCCAGGGGAATGATTTCATCCAGCACTTCATCAACGGCGAGGCAGTCTTTGAGTATGAGAAGCCCCAGCTCGACCCGAAGGACAAGTATGGCAAGAAGCTCATCAAGAATGGTGACGTGATGCTGAGCGGCGGGACGATCTCGCTGCAGAGCGAGAGCCACCCGGTGGAGTTTCGGAATATTGAGATACTGGATTTGAGCGGGCGGTAG
- a CDS encoding DUF1080 domain-containing protein, protein MTRVVLFLTPLLFSAALLAGQADAPSDEDGFVPLFNGENLDGWETPDPSYWSIEDGAITAKITTEHPCSVNQYLVYEKEPLGDFELKLSFRMNGWPTPELPHINGGFQFRSRVIEGHDVAGYQVDNNLATDWLVRLYDEHGRHTLAWRGENTTITDKGELVVSPIEAAKGPAEFKLEEWHEYHLICQGPKITLKVNGKVMAEVTDNDPKQQEFTGVLALQLHSGPPMTVQFRDVRVKKL, encoded by the coding sequence ATGACTCGAGTTGTCCTGTTTTTGACGCCGCTTCTTTTTTCCGCCGCACTGCTTGCGGGGCAGGCCGACGCACCGTCGGATGAGGACGGGTTTGTGCCCCTGTTCAACGGGGAGAATCTCGACGGGTGGGAGACGCCCGACCCCTCCTACTGGTCGATCGAGGATGGCGCCATCACGGCGAAGATCACGACGGAGCATCCCTGCTCGGTGAATCAGTACCTCGTGTATGAGAAAGAGCCACTGGGTGATTTTGAGCTGAAGTTGTCGTTCCGAATGAACGGATGGCCGACGCCGGAATTGCCTCACATCAATGGGGGTTTCCAGTTTCGCAGCAGGGTGATCGAGGGTCACGACGTGGCGGGCTATCAGGTGGACAACAACCTGGCGACGGACTGGCTTGTTCGGCTTTATGACGAGCACGGGCGGCATACGCTGGCCTGGCGCGGTGAAAACACGACGATCACGGACAAGGGGGAGCTGGTGGTGTCGCCCATCGAGGCGGCAAAAGGTCCGGCGGAATTCAAGCTGGAGGAATGGCACGAGTATCACCTGATTTGTCAGGGGCCGAAGATTACACTGAAGGTCAATGGCAAGGTGATGGCCGAGGTGACCGACAACGATCCCAAGCAGCAGGAGTTCACGGGGGTATTGGCGCTGCAACTGCACAGCGGTCCGCCGATGACGGTGCAGTTTCGAGATGTGCGGGTGAAGAAGCTGTAG
- a CDS encoding helix-turn-helix domain-containing protein: protein MQSSWTVEEIAEALGTARRTIQHHIAQGRFGDVDKKGREYFLVKDNLVAYLGEGRANELVLYPAAYALSSHSGRGVTCATWAAILAARDLFNLVNAAYWIDDLRRDGHGDPVGFSMEIVKFLNSRKTAKDPAALDSDPLYDQTPAILRRIVQASKV from the coding sequence ATGCAAAGCTCCTGGACCGTAGAAGAAATCGCCGAGGCCCTCGGTACCGCCCGACGCACCATCCAGCACCACATCGCCCAGGGGCGATTCGGTGATGTCGACAAAAAAGGTCGGGAGTACTTCCTGGTTAAAGACAACCTCGTGGCCTATCTCGGCGAGGGCCGTGCCAATGAACTGGTGCTCTATCCCGCGGCCTACGCCCTCAGCAGTCACAGCGGACGCGGCGTGACCTGCGCCACCTGGGCCGCCATCCTCGCCGCCCGCGATCTCTTCAACCTCGTAAACGCCGCCTACTGGATTGACGACCTCCGCCGCGATGGCCATGGCGATCCCGTGGGCTTTTCAATGGAAATCGTGAAATTCCTCAACAGCAGAAAAACGGCCAAAGACCCCGCCGCCCTCGACAGCGATCCCCTCTACGACCAAACCCCAGCCATCCTCCGCCGCATTGTACAAGCCTCGAAGGTGTGA
- a CDS encoding DegT/DnrJ/EryC1/StrS family aminotransferase, whose amino-acid sequence MHVPLLDLKAQLAPIEAELKQAVLDVIDSTRYVMGPEVDGLEAEIAAYCGVEHAIGVTSGTDALLMALMALHVGPGDLVVTSPYSFFATAGVVARLNATPVFVDIDPKTYNIDPAALANWFAENPDAAERVKAIIPVHLYGQCADMDPILAIGRQYDVPVIEDGAQAIGSTYPGKEGVQKAGSMGAMGCYSFFPSKNLGCLGDGGMVVTNDAALADKLRRLRNHGMEPKYYHSLIGGNFRIDALQAAVLRVKLKHLETWHGMRRANGAYYDGHFSTGAIGLPALAYGREHHIYNQYIVRIPGRRDEAKAHLTAKDIGCDIYYPIPFHLQECFQYLGYREGQFPHAELAAKETLALPIYSELRDEMQDCVIGALEGLLG is encoded by the coding sequence ATGCATGTTCCCCTGCTCGACCTGAAAGCGCAGCTTGCCCCGATTGAAGCCGAGCTGAAGCAGGCTGTCCTGGATGTTATCGATTCGACGCGCTATGTCATGGGGCCGGAAGTGGACGGGCTGGAGGCGGAGATCGCGGCGTATTGCGGGGTGGAACATGCCATCGGGGTGACTTCGGGCACGGATGCGCTGCTGATGGCGTTGATGGCGCTGCATGTGGGGCCTGGGGATCTGGTGGTGACTTCGCCCTATTCATTCTTTGCGACGGCGGGCGTGGTGGCGCGATTGAACGCCACGCCGGTCTTCGTGGACATCGATCCGAAGACGTACAACATCGATCCTGCGGCGCTGGCGAACTGGTTTGCGGAGAATCCCGACGCCGCAGAGCGCGTGAAGGCGATTATCCCGGTGCACCTGTACGGTCAATGCGCGGACATGGACCCGATTCTGGCTATTGGCCGGCAGTATGATGTGCCGGTGATTGAGGACGGCGCTCAGGCGATTGGCTCGACCTATCCGGGGAAGGAGGGCGTGCAGAAGGCGGGTTCGATGGGAGCGATGGGCTGTTATTCCTTTTTCCCGAGTAAGAACCTGGGCTGCCTGGGCGACGGGGGCATGGTGGTGACGAATGATGCGGCGCTTGCGGACAAATTGCGGCGACTCCGCAACCACGGGATGGAGCCGAAGTACTACCATTCGCTCATCGGCGGCAACTTTCGGATCGACGCGTTGCAGGCGGCGGTGTTGCGCGTGAAGCTGAAGCATCTGGAAACCTGGCACGGGATGCGCCGGGCGAACGGCGCGTATTATGACGGTCATTTCTCGACCGGGGCCATCGGGCTTCCGGCGCTGGCCTACGGACGGGAGCACCATATCTACAATCAGTATATCGTGCGGATTCCGGGTCGGCGTGACGAAGCCAAGGCGCACCTGACGGCGAAGGACATCGGGTGCGATATCTATTACCCGATTCCCTTTCACCTGCAGGAGTGCTTCCAGTATCTGGGGTATCGGGAGGGGCAGTTCCCCCACGCCGAGCTGGCCGCGAAGGAAACGCTCGCGCTGCCGATTTATTCGGAGCTTAGGGATGAAATGCAGGATTGCGTGATTGGGGCGCTCGAGGGGTTGCTGGGGTGA
- a CDS encoding CHAD domain-containing protein — protein sequence MSKHTACPRGQEQAQAVVQTQADIIMAKVEGVDNLDGAAIHDMRVASRRLRMALDIYQPYLSPKPRKALRKLARSITRDLGTRRELDVMAIMLREHREETHGVWRRFMDHAITIIDTRRDDQANYCREAAKLAAGDHFSEALAALLAEIKTDGICILDLAQAGILGTLTEARVARKEWRRSEDPEALHLVRIALKHLRYACEFHAPLYGDAMTTHIEHVKAAQEILGEWNECRLLEDMVLALGGAVDYSLAQGAPLVAEAYGNHATELAEQFGPIGKALLGKEARIAFESMTTAPQAPCCKSAIGEDAP from the coding sequence ATGAGCAAGCACACCGCCTGTCCTCGGGGCCAAGAGCAGGCCCAGGCCGTCGTTCAGACCCAGGCCGACATCATCATGGCTAAGGTCGAAGGGGTAGACAACCTCGACGGCGCCGCCATACACGACATGCGCGTGGCTTCCCGCCGCCTGCGCATGGCTCTCGACATCTACCAGCCTTATTTGTCGCCGAAGCCGCGCAAGGCCCTCCGCAAGCTCGCCCGGAGCATCACCCGCGACCTGGGCACCCGACGCGAGCTCGACGTCATGGCGATCATGTTGCGCGAGCACCGCGAAGAGACCCACGGCGTTTGGCGGCGCTTCATGGACCACGCCATCACCATAATCGACACACGTCGGGACGATCAGGCGAACTATTGCCGCGAAGCGGCTAAGCTCGCGGCGGGCGATCATTTCTCGGAAGCCTTGGCCGCGCTTCTAGCCGAAATTAAGACCGACGGCATCTGCATCCTCGATCTCGCCCAGGCCGGAATCCTCGGCACCCTGACCGAGGCGCGCGTCGCGCGTAAGGAATGGCGGCGCTCGGAAGATCCGGAAGCCCTCCACCTCGTGCGTATCGCCCTGAAACATTTGCGCTACGCCTGCGAGTTTCATGCGCCCCTCTATGGCGACGCCATGACTACCCATATCGAGCACGTCAAAGCGGCCCAGGAAATCCTCGGCGAGTGGAACGAATGCCGCCTTTTGGAAGACATGGTGCTTGCCCTCGGCGGCGCGGTCGATTACAGCCTCGCCCAGGGCGCGCCCCTCGTGGCCGAAGCTTACGGAAACCACGCGACCGAACTGGCCGAGCAGTTCGGCCCAATTGGAAAAGCGCTCCTGGGGAAGGAAGCGCGAATAGCGTTCGAATCGATGACCACCGCCCCCCAGGCTCCCTGCTGCAAATCCGCCATTGGAGAAGATGCCCCATGA
- a CDS encoding exo-alpha-sialidase produces MKCAITALALVISALRVPAADLPLRFWDASDIEAPFGKIVFGAEQLENEGRATGFPDMQYGCEVPGPDGAAWIYGWRMRNWDDRAHRVIQIVRCGTRDGRTFEGEEVVFEYERSEWQGFANFVYRPTDGAIFLFSWAEWPGKLHVFRSDNGTDWKLISDNALQGHDASCFFWHAPTGQLVNIQTIVQPYPKRYPDNIGERRRVLSFLRSGDGVTWESFTPEFLGGATLWTPDAHDPADLEFYRVVVTPLQGRFALLLNDYMPPPSEANSRRALTKHGPPYMSEWAISRDGLNWKRPFRDTNAFEQQFWLALQGPLFREGRLRYYKPDGSIASLPDDRVFYTTCRANGEFSTPPFTMPAAGLTLNAYAGYRPAEGATGQAYIMAELKDATGMLIPGYERDKCLYENTEGRALPMAWDGKNGGDLTGQSVQLRFFLRDARIYGVNAAK; encoded by the coding sequence ATGAAGTGCGCCATCACCGCCCTCGCTCTCGTCATCAGTGCCCTCCGCGTGCCGGCGGCCGATTTGCCCCTCCGTTTCTGGGACGCATCCGACATCGAAGCGCCCTTCGGCAAGATCGTCTTCGGCGCCGAGCAACTAGAGAACGAAGGCCGCGCCACCGGCTTCCCAGACATGCAGTACGGCTGTGAAGTTCCCGGGCCCGATGGTGCAGCCTGGATCTATGGCTGGCGCATGCGCAACTGGGACGACCGCGCCCATCGGGTCATCCAGATCGTCCGATGCGGCACCCGTGACGGTCGCACCTTCGAAGGGGAGGAAGTCGTCTTCGAATACGAGCGCAGCGAGTGGCAGGGCTTCGCAAACTTTGTCTACCGGCCCACCGACGGCGCCATTTTCCTCTTCTCCTGGGCCGAATGGCCCGGCAAACTTCACGTTTTCCGAAGCGACAACGGCACGGACTGGAAGCTGATCTCGGACAACGCCCTCCAGGGCCACGACGCCTCCTGCTTCTTCTGGCACGCCCCCACGGGCCAACTCGTAAACATCCAGACCATCGTGCAACCTTACCCGAAGCGCTATCCGGATAACATCGGCGAACGCCGCCGAGTCTTGTCCTTCCTCCGCTCGGGCGATGGCGTCACCTGGGAATCGTTCACCCCCGAATTCCTCGGCGGCGCCACCCTCTGGACGCCCGATGCCCACGACCCCGCCGATCTCGAGTTCTACCGTGTCGTGGTCACCCCCTTGCAGGGCCGCTTCGCCCTCCTCCTCAATGACTACATGCCCCCGCCCTCCGAAGCCAACTCACGCCGCGCCCTCACCAAGCACGGCCCGCCCTACATGAGCGAGTGGGCCATCAGCCGCGACGGACTCAACTGGAAGCGACCCTTCCGCGACACCAACGCCTTCGAGCAGCAGTTCTGGCTCGCCCTCCAGGGCCCCCTCTTCCGCGAAGGTCGCCTCCGCTATTACAAGCCCGACGGCAGCATCGCCAGTCTGCCCGACGACCGTGTGTTCTACACCACCTGTCGCGCCAACGGCGAATTCTCCACGCCCCCCTTCACAATGCCTGCGGCTGGCCTCACCCTCAATGCGTACGCGGGCTATCGACCGGCCGAAGGCGCCACCGGACAGGCCTACATCATGGCGGAGCTGAAAGACGCCACTGGAATGCTCATCCCCGGCTACGAGCGCGACAAATGCCTCTACGAAAACACCGAAGGCCGCGCCCTCCCCATGGCCTGGGACGGGAAAAATGGGGGAGACCTCACCGGACAAAGCGTGCAACTCCGCTTCTTCCTCCGGGATGCAAGAATCTACGGCGTGAACGCAGCAAAATAG
- a CDS encoding SHOCT domain-containing protein, with protein MAKRNVSEGRRSIYMVGQVLVVVGMLTFGSVFVTFAMDFGRFDNFVGRAQSFAMRAFGGMALMIAGGALAGIGRAGLAGSGVVLDPERAREDLEPWARMAGGMMKDGLDEAGIVVGTPAGKRADFGERLRELHALHQEGILSDEEYAREKAEVLERN; from the coding sequence ATGGCAAAGAGAAATGTTTCCGAAGGCAGGCGCTCCATTTACATGGTCGGGCAGGTGTTGGTCGTGGTGGGCATGCTCACTTTTGGTTCCGTATTCGTAACGTTCGCAATGGATTTTGGCCGCTTCGATAATTTTGTGGGCCGTGCCCAGTCGTTTGCCATGCGGGCCTTTGGCGGCATGGCCCTGATGATAGCGGGTGGCGCCCTGGCTGGGATTGGCCGTGCTGGCCTGGCGGGCTCCGGTGTGGTGCTCGATCCGGAACGGGCGCGAGAAGACCTGGAGCCCTGGGCGCGCATGGCCGGGGGCATGATGAAAGACGGCTTGGACGAGGCGGGAATTGTGGTGGGCACGCCGGCGGGGAAGCGCGCGGACTTTGGGGAGCGGTTGCGCGAGCTTCACGCGCTGCATCAGGAGGGGATTCTCTCGGACGAAGAATATGCGCGGGAGAAGGCCGAGGTGCTGGAGCGGAACTGA
- a CDS encoding DUF4159 domain-containing protein, giving the protein MNDEKHRRQFLQTIAAGSLLALAPTALAQGRRTRNTTEDEDPSVFVFSRLQFRTINTTQDEWDCGIDKDEDLLRFVRETTNIKLSEKTFYERSISIEDLRQAYFHPDAPSVAFSRPFIFMTGSGMFEFNEPEAATLREYIKRGGFWYVDDCIAKDNPNAFYKCFLREFKKVFPDMEMVPVPKDHEIYHCVYDMPDGAPWVQGDRSSDMGLFIDKRLAVLLTSVDLHCGWRWEFTNRTVHADKTICRKMGVNIIVYALTH; this is encoded by the coding sequence GTGAACGACGAAAAGCACAGACGGCAGTTTCTGCAGACGATTGCGGCGGGGAGCCTGCTTGCCCTCGCCCCCACGGCGCTTGCCCAGGGTCGGCGCACGCGCAACACGACGGAAGACGAGGATCCGAGCGTGTTTGTGTTTTCCCGGCTTCAGTTTCGCACCATCAACACGACGCAGGACGAGTGGGACTGCGGAATCGACAAGGACGAGGATCTGCTTCGTTTTGTTCGGGAGACGACGAACATCAAGCTGTCCGAGAAGACGTTTTACGAGCGATCCATCTCGATAGAAGACCTGCGACAGGCCTATTTCCATCCGGATGCGCCTTCGGTGGCCTTCAGCCGTCCCTTTATCTTCATGACGGGCAGCGGGATGTTCGAATTCAACGAACCGGAGGCGGCGACGCTGCGCGAGTATATCAAGCGGGGCGGGTTCTGGTATGTGGATGACTGTATCGCCAAGGACAACCCGAACGCGTTTTACAAGTGCTTCCTTCGGGAGTTCAAGAAGGTCTTTCCGGATATGGAGATGGTTCCGGTGCCGAAGGACCATGAGATCTATCACTGTGTGTACGACATGCCGGATGGCGCGCCGTGGGTCCAGGGGGATCGTTCTTCGGACATGGGTCTTTTCATCGACAAGCGTCTTGCGGTGCTGTTGACCTCGGTGGATCTGCACTGCGGCTGGCGGTGGGAATTCACGAACCGGACGGTTCACGCGGACAAGACGATCTGCCGGAAAATGGGCGTAAATATTATTGTGTATGCGCTGACCCATTGA
- a CDS encoding helix-turn-helix transcriptional regulator: MSLVAEPIDAVFKALSDPTRRRVLERLSLSSASVSELAEPFDMALPSFVQHLRVLEDSGLVSSRKTGRVRTYKLDAAKLHTVEDWLARQRSLWERRLDQLDEYLLKLKEQQQ, from the coding sequence ATGTCCCTCGTCGCCGAGCCCATCGACGCCGTGTTCAAGGCCCTGTCGGACCCCACGCGCCGCCGCGTCCTGGAGCGATTGAGCCTCAGTTCGGCCTCCGTCAGCGAACTGGCCGAGCCTTTCGACATGGCCCTGCCTTCCTTCGTGCAGCACCTGCGGGTCCTCGAAGACAGCGGACTGGTGAGCTCCAGAAAAACGGGCCGCGTTCGGACCTACAAACTCGACGCCGCAAAACTGCACACCGTCGAAGACTGGCTCGCCCGGCAGCGCTCGCTCTGGGAACGCCGTTTGGATCAATTGGACGAATACCTTCTCAAACTCAAGGAGCAGCAGCAATGA
- a CDS encoding SRPBCC family protein, protein MRIPYAFDPALDLKLERVIDVPVELVWKAWTEPEHLKVWFCPKPWGVSDCEIDLRPGGIFRTTMLSPEGQEFPNMGCYLEVVPMERLVFTDALLPGYRPAEKSFMTGVVTMQPEGAGTRYIAMALHNSLEVKKQHEDMGFHDGWATALDQLVEHAKTLG, encoded by the coding sequence ATGAGGATTCCCTATGCCTTCGACCCCGCCCTCGACCTCAAACTCGAGCGTGTCATCGATGTCCCCGTGGAACTTGTCTGGAAAGCCTGGACCGAGCCGGAGCACCTCAAGGTCTGGTTTTGCCCAAAACCCTGGGGCGTAAGCGACTGCGAGATCGACCTCCGCCCCGGCGGCATCTTCCGCACCACCATGCTCTCCCCCGAAGGTCAGGAATTCCCCAACATGGGCTGCTATCTCGAAGTCGTGCCCATGGAGCGCCTCGTCTTCACCGACGCCCTCCTGCCCGGCTACCGCCCCGCAGAGAAGTCCTTCATGACCGGCGTCGTCACCATGCAACCCGAAGGCGCCGGAACCCGCTACATCGCCATGGCGCTCCACAACAGCCTTGAAGTCAAAAAGCAGCACGAAGACATGGGCTTCCACGACGGCTGGGCCACCGCGCTGGATCAGCTCGTGGAGCACGCGAAGACGCTGGGCTGA
- a CDS encoding methionine repressor-like protein, producing MTQWTLAIPDDTDRRVQRYLAHEHGSADLADFVDQAVRAELLRRTVRAIQDRNADLSPEEADALAEEAVKWARENPS from the coding sequence ATGACGCAGTGGACCCTTGCCATACCAGACGACACGGACCGCCGAGTGCAGCGTTACCTCGCACATGAGCACGGTTCCGCAGACCTCGCTGACTTTGTGGATCAGGCGGTGCGCGCGGAGCTTCTGCGGCGTACCGTGCGGGCTATTCAGGATAGAAACGCCGACCTGAGCCCCGAGGAGGCGGACGCTTTGGCCGAAGAAGCGGTGAAATGGGCGCGTGAGAATCCTTCTTGA
- a CDS encoding putative toxin-antitoxin system toxin component, PIN family — protein MRILLDTNVLVSGLLGREGHSGRLLQLWLDDAFELVSSRHQLSELRRVTGYTRIKGRIDSAEVADLLDLMLSKSLLVEIVQVPMVSADPDDNLILAAAIAGNANLIVSGDKGHMVVLGHVEDIPIVTPREAFARLSANDS, from the coding sequence GTGAGAATCCTTCTTGATACGAACGTGCTCGTTTCGGGCCTGCTGGGAAGAGAGGGCCATTCGGGTCGACTACTTCAGCTCTGGCTTGACGATGCCTTCGAGCTCGTTTCTTCAAGACACCAGTTATCGGAACTTAGGCGGGTAACGGGCTATACACGGATAAAGGGGCGTATCGATTCGGCAGAGGTAGCGGACCTGCTGGATCTCATGCTGTCAAAGTCTCTGCTTGTGGAAATCGTTCAAGTTCCAATGGTGTCGGCGGACCCGGATGACAACCTCATCCTGGCAGCCGCAATCGCTGGAAATGCAAACCTTATCGTGTCGGGCGACAAAGGCCATATGGTGGTGCTTGGCCATGTGGAAGATATTCCAATTGTCACCCCACGGGAAGCGTTTGCTCGTCTCTCAGCAAACGATTCGTAA
- a CDS encoding transglutaminase family protein, whose translation MRLQTSCLLEFHAVTETPFLLMLRPQSGDHQSVFREEFTRTPEVPMSEFTDPFGNLCQRLVAPPGPFTIRATAEVETADASDTAPGAWFNPVQELPEATLPFLLPSRYCESDRFGEMAAAITVGWAPGYDQCAAIVNYIRATIQYAPGCGQEIISATEVNQRTHAVCRDMTHLGIALCRALSIPARMVVGYLDGLQPMDLHAWFEAFIGGRWYTFDPTQQDLQGARVAIAYGRDAADVAIYTQFGDPVPLLRMEVNVERL comes from the coding sequence ATGCGGCTCCAGACATCCTGTCTCCTCGAATTCCACGCAGTCACGGAAACCCCCTTCCTCCTCATGCTTCGCCCCCAGAGTGGCGACCACCAATCCGTGTTCCGTGAGGAATTTACCCGTACCCCCGAAGTCCCCATGTCAGAATTCACCGACCCCTTTGGCAACCTCTGCCAGCGACTTGTGGCCCCGCCGGGCCCCTTCACCATCCGCGCCACTGCGGAAGTGGAAACAGCCGACGCCTCCGACACCGCGCCCGGTGCGTGGTTCAACCCCGTGCAGGAATTGCCCGAAGCGACCCTGCCTTTCCTCCTGCCCAGCCGCTACTGCGAGTCCGACCGCTTCGGGGAAATGGCCGCCGCCATCACCGTCGGCTGGGCCCCGGGCTACGACCAGTGCGCCGCCATCGTGAACTACATCCGTGCCACTATCCAATATGCCCCCGGCTGCGGACAGGAGATCATCAGCGCCACCGAGGTCAACCAGCGCACCCACGCCGTCTGCCGCGACATGACCCACCTCGGCATAGCCCTCTGCCGCGCCCTCTCCATCCCCGCCCGCATGGTCGTCGGTTACCTCGACGGCCTCCAACCCATGGATCTCCACGCCTGGTTCGAGGCTTTTATTGGAGGCCGCTGGTACACCTTCGACCCCACCCAGCAAGACCTCCAGGGCGCCCGCGTCGCCATCGCCTACGGACGCGACGCCGCCGATGTGGCGATCTACACCCAGTTCGGCGACCCCGTGCCGCTGTTGCGGATGGAAGTGAACGTCGAGCGGCTGTAG
- a CDS encoding sulfate/molybdate ABC transporter ATP-binding protein codes for MSIEVQNVTKTFGTFRALNDVSLTVNTGELVALLGPSGSGKTTLLRIIAGLEIPDPNPETKILFHEEDVARVSVGKRRVGFVFQHYALFRHMTIFENVAFGLRVRPRATRPAKAAIEARVHELLQLVQLDGLARRYPHQLSGGQRQRVALARALAVEPSVLLLDEPFGALDAKVRKELRAWLRRLHDEIHVTSVFVTHDQDEALEVADRIVVMNGGRIEQVGTPDEVFHHPKTEFVMRFLGETNDFHGRVDSGTVQFGSMALPYPEARQQVVGDARVFVRPHDLTIDTKKEGDSSLEASVVRVQSAGSLVRVELKTSDGQELAAEVSQERFGTMRIEVGSTVYVRPRHIRVFSGA; via the coding sequence ATGAGTATTGAAGTTCAAAATGTCACCAAAACCTTCGGCACATTTCGAGCGCTGAACGATGTATCCCTGACGGTAAATACGGGCGAGCTGGTGGCCCTGCTGGGGCCCTCCGGATCCGGCAAGACAACGCTGCTGCGGATTATCGCGGGCCTGGAGATTCCGGACCCGAATCCCGAGACCAAGATCCTGTTTCACGAGGAAGATGTGGCCCGGGTTTCGGTGGGCAAGCGCCGCGTGGGCTTTGTATTCCAACATTACGCGCTGTTCCGCCACATGACGATCTTTGAAAATGTCGCGTTTGGGCTTCGCGTGCGTCCACGGGCGACACGGCCGGCAAAGGCGGCAATCGAAGCGCGCGTACATGAATTGCTCCAGCTCGTGCAGCTCGACGGACTGGCCAGGCGCTATCCGCACCAGCTCTCCGGCGGGCAACGGCAGCGTGTGGCCCTGGCCCGCGCTCTGGCCGTCGAGCCCAGCGTGCTCCTGCTGGATGAACCCTTCGGCGCGCTGGATGCGAAAGTGCGCAAGGAACTTCGGGCCTGGCTGCGTCGTCTGCACGACGAGATCCACGTAACCAGTGTATTCGTGACCCACGATCAGGACGAGGCCCTGGAAGTGGCGGATCGGATCGTTGTGATGAATGGCGGAAGGATCGAACAGGTAGGCACGCCCGACGAGGTGTTCCACCACCCGAAAACCGAATTCGTGATGCGCTTTCTGGGCGAAACCAACGACTTCCACGGTCGCGTGGATTCCGGCACGGTGCAGTTTGGTTCAATGGCGCTGCCCTACCCCGAAGCGCGTCAGCAGGTCGTTGGCGATGCGCGGGTGTTTGTTCGGCCCCATGATCTGACTATAGACACCAAAAAGGAAGGCGATTCTTCGCTGGAGGCGTCGGTGGTGCGCGTGCAGTCGGCGGGGTCGCTGGTGCGGGTGGAACTGAAGACGAGTGACGGCCAGGAATTGGCGGCGGAGGTATCGCAGGAACGCTTCGGCACGATGCGCATCGAGGTGGGCAGCACGGTCTATGTGCGACCGCGGCACATACGGGTGTTTTCGGGGGCTTGA